The Hippopotamus amphibius kiboko isolate mHipAmp2 chromosome 3, mHipAmp2.hap2, whole genome shotgun sequence genomic interval TTTTGCCATGTATCAAAAAGACATTCACCTTAAATTTCAATGACAAAGGAATAATCAAATATTACTTTTGTTAGTGTACACAGAAAGCtacaaaaatacatatgaaatgacaaatattgatcatgtatataatatatacacatatacacctaACTATCAATGTAGGAAAAAACATATAAAGCTGTTTATTTTTAGGgcatttatatttccttaaatttttcaatatttttcaaagtttctcCAATATTAGCATATACCACACTAAATTCAAAATTGTAAAGTGATGAGCTTTTCCTTAGCTATTTGTGTGTTTGTCCTGTAAATCAACCAAAAGTAATTCATAAAacacaagtattttttttaaaggtcattgTGCATTAAAAATATTGCAGGAATGTGAGTGTTCTGATGATAGGCCAGCAATTATTAGTATTGCCTTAAACACTTTACATCCATTATCtgatttaatctttacaataaatCTATAGACCTGGCTAtattgtttattttgtgtatttgggAAAAGTTGAGACTTaaagtttcaattatttttaagggTTACACAGCTCAAAGTGTTGTAAATCTACAATCTAAGTCCTAGAATGTTTGGTAACAAAGCAAGTGTTGGTAATCAATCTGCAAAATTGCTTTTCggaaaatgtaaatgtaataaTTGCTAAAAATGTTATCGTTGTTCCAAAAATGGAACTCGTTTACATCATAAGATCTCTGAATTTGTATGATATAGTTTAAAATGTGATaactataatttttcattttgcaaatccATTGCCCTTAAAAACAACTAAATCTAGACCATAGATTTAATGTTTCAATGTTTCCAGTTGCAATGTGGATTTCTAAAGGCACATTCCAGGAAATGCCCAAGATCATGTTTGATCAAGCAAAGGATGGTTCAGTGGAAAAATAATGAGTTCAGTGTGTTTCTGGAGAGAAAGCAAGGAAATGtactatagggaaaaaaaaaaaaaagatgagctgAAAAGTTCAGCTTCACTGTTATTTGAATTGCTTGGAGGCTTTTCTATTCTGCATGACTCTAATGAGAgcattttttacttctttgtttctaaGACTGTATATGAGTGGATTCACCATGGGGATGACAATAGTATAAAAAACAGAAGCTATTTGATCCTTTCCCAAGGAGTAGGACTTACTTGGTTTTAAGTAAGTAAAAATCATAGTCCCGTAAAAGATACTGACTCCCAGGAGATGGGAGGCACAAGTAGAGAAGGCTTTTTGCTTCCCTGAATTGGAAGTAATTTTCAGGATAGTAGACAGAATGGAAACATAGGACACAGATACTGTGATAAGAGATAGGATTAGGGTTGAGCCAGCACAAAAGAATATTATGATTTCAATGTCATGTGTGTCCGTGCAGGACAGGGTTAAAATTGGGGGCAGGTCACAGAAAAAGTGATAGATTATATTGGAGTCACAGAAATGCAATCTGCTCATGGAAAGCGCACTGACAAAGGAGTTCATAAAGCCAACCAAATAGGATCCCAAGACTAGGGAGCAGCAGCGTCTTGTGGACATAACAACTGGGTAATGCAGAGGGTTGCAGATAGCTAcatagcgatcataggccattgaggagagaagagagcatTCAGTGCCACCCAAGAAGACAAAGCAATTCATTTGGGTGAAGCAGTTCAGGTATGAAATATACTTAGTGGACATCAGTAAGTTTTCTAAGGTTCTAGGGGTGATGACAGTTGAGTAACTGAGGTCAAGAAATGACAGGTGactgaggaaaaaatacatgggggTGTGAAGCTGGAGATGCAGGCGGATGATCAGCATCATGCATGCATTCCCAAGCACAGTGATCAGGTAGATGAGGAGAAACAGCATAAAGAGGACCAGCTGGAGCTCTTCAGAATCTGTCAGTCCCATGAGGATGAAGTCAGACACCTGTGTGATATTCCTTCTACCCATCGAGTTCAAATCCTCTAAACTGTTGAGAAATTATAGTTGATATTGTGCAGGAATTACTTAAAAAAGGTTTGTGTTTCTATgaatgacatgatatatttatattattttagtgTGTCAAGGAAGTGATGATAATGAGGGGTGTACAGAGTATGAAGAAAAAATCTTAATCTGACTGCCAAATATAGGTATAAATTGATAATTggatataatataataaaactaaTATATTGCATAATTAGAATAAGCCTcacactgtgctaaatgcttccCATTACTAATGCATTTAATACCCATGAGATTATTACAGCATACACAGTACTGTTAGCCAcacttttcagatgaaaaaagGGCACAGAGAATTTTGGTATTTTATCCAGAGGCAGAGCTATTATTGTTGGCTTTGTAGTTCTACCAACATAGATTGACTCCAGAGAGCATGCCCATAGTAGTATATTCctatttataattaatttcagCAAAATCTGAGGGAAAATACTACATATATAATAAACAATGATAGAAGAACAATTTTTAATGAACCATGTATGTTCTTTCATTTCCAATACTTTATAATACTActgataaataaatttcaaatgtagTGGGTTTATTAAAATGACAGGCCTTATATTTGTATTAATTCCAAAAGAGAGGATGTTTCAGAtttcttccaaaattatatttctgAAACATCACATTGCTGGTAGACCCTGATGACATCAACTCTGTTTTCTGCTTGCACCAGTTCTGACACTACAGAGGGTAAGGTCTAAATGAtttctgtatgtatatgtttCTGATAATGTCCCCATTTTATCTGATTCAAACTACAATCTTCTAATTTTGAGAATAATACTTACCTTGAGCCAAAGTTGTGGAAAAACACTTTCCTCCAATGTTAACTGTCTAGAAGAATGTCAACCTCAAATTTtgctcagaaataaaaaagaagacaatttcagttgaaaatttctgtaatataatatttgttttctttgagataagttctttttgaattgtagtgcattcatttttttttttaatctgaggaAAAAGTAAGTCAACCAGGAAATTTTGTTCAGCTCTTAAGCAAATGTAAAATTTGCCAGGAAGCTATGTCTAAAGTGAATAACAGTATTACATACTGTGTATTTAAACAGAGCAGAGTATGCCTTGCCTCTCATCCTGATATTCCAGGGAACCTCATATACTGGGGATTGATAATCACACAACATGTGGTCATCCCTGTTGGCCAATTCCAAGGAAGATTGCTTGGTATGTCTCAAAGGACAGAAGTTCAAGGACTAAATGCAGTTCTGCTAGGTTTTGAGAAGCTAGTTGTCTTTTCCTTTGGAAGCCACACAATGAAGAGTTTGTTTGGTCTTCCTATGTGATGCTCTAAATTTTTCCTGCAGTGGTAGAGAAATACTTAGTTACTCTATGTCTGAAACCATTTGGAATGGAATGATACATTTTTCACAAtgaaacttttatatttaaatgtgtgaAACTATtataggaaattagaaaaaaattcattagaaacaaaatgagaatataaaaaaattcaaagaataataTGAAAACAATCAAAATTGTTGTAACATTTGATAAATTTCTCCCAATTACTTTGTGTTCATAGAATGCTTATTGTATACCTCTAGATTTGCATAATTAGTATCATACGGCATATTCAGTATCcattatcataattaaaatgtcacAACACGCCATGACCCATATTATTCGTCTTTCATAAAACCCATAATCTCATGCATCATTCATTGACTATTACCCCATAAACGACTTCTTTCTAGTGAAGTCTTCCTCTgatattaagaattttattgaatattatttatccaagatgaggaaacaaaaaagactctAAGATGGAATATCCTGAGAAGCAGCTTAAATTATTCTTGTgaatttttcattaattcatgAGAGCTAAACCAATTTTCATTTAGATTTAAAAGTGACTCTTATAGCAATGTCTGTTTATTCCCCAGAATTTCAGGAGATAATTGGTGGGTTTGAATAAGGAGCTACTTTTGTATTTATTCAATCCTTGATGAACTTTGGAAGGGCAATTCTCCTCATCAAATGTTAGCGCTGCTAAAATAGCTGtaaaatgaaattcatattttatgcaagagaagaaaaattcaaacataaattttaaggagatttgtttcttttaattgtataaagtaattttaactttaataaattttgactttaataaatacttgaataCTGATCATTCTTAGTTGAATAATCAGAACACATTATATTCATTCAATAGGAAGCTTTAAATCTTCTTTCatttcaggagaaaaatcttGATTATAGCTTGTgatatcttttctgtttctttggcttAGTTTTCATCTTTGGAGgatgaaaatatattcatgttcctctttcttcatctataaattccatttcttctattttcctgACTGTATTTTTATGGGCtatatttacttttgaaaaagttTCCTGTGACCTTTTTTCACTTATCTcatgtaaataatatttaaaagcatataAAGGTAGACGTTTTCTTAAGAAATAATTTCCATGCCATAAATTTCACCTGTATTATATAATGTACTCAAAATGCATAATTAATGATGTGTAATATGTTAAAAGGTTATGTATGTTCATAAGTCCTAAAAGAAACCTCAAAGCACCTAAGAGTTATTCCCCATTCTCTCACCCTCATACCTAGGAACACTATACATTTTCTGTCTGTAAGTTTGCTTCTTCTCTGGATATTTCATGTGAATTGCAACATAAAGTATGTTGTGTTTTGTGACTaacatttccttaaaataaagtttttaaagttcACCCATGGTGTAGCGTGATTCAgtattttgtttctcctttattgacatactgttctccattgcaTGAATAGAtcacacattatttatttattcatcatctgatggtcatttgggttgtttctcctCTTTGGCTGTCATTCGTAATGCTTAGGAAAATTTTCAGGAAAGTGCTTAAGTGAACTTTTCCTTTTAGTTAACTTGGGTAGATACTGACAAGTAGGCCCAGGCCCACATGTTTTCAGTGGTATAATCtaacaaacattaagaaaaaataattcaattctTTCAAAGTAGCAGAAGAGGACAATATTTGGGATATAACACATCAATAACGAAGAAGAAACCTAGTTCCCAGGATTACCCTGAAAAAGAGCCATCCGCCCACCCTAGTCAAATAAACTTTGGGAGGatagattttttctttcttgagccACTCTGTTTCTGAATTCCACTGTTACACCAGGGTAGCCTGTACCCAGACTGTTACAGATTTTCCTCCTCAAACAATGGTATTCATTGTCAGATAAACTGTTCTTTCCAGTACGGAAATTTTCCTTCTGTGAATAGGACTGTGCCTCTATGTTTGAGAAGATTTAGCTACTATTGCCCAAATCACACTGTCTTCTATTAGCATTTCTAGAGAATATTTGCCAGCAACATACAGCTTTCAACAGCTGGCAGTACTTTTTCTTAATGCTTTCTTTAATATAGTAAGGGATTTGATTTTTTCACCTCTGATAATTGTACTACAATTTTGTAGAAAAAAGTCGTATCAGAAAGTGGTGATGAAGAATGTGAACACTAGGGTTAGACTATCTGGATCCAAATGTGAGCTTGTTCTTTAACTAGTGGAGTGACCAGGAACCAGTTAtttaatctgttctccattttcctcatctgtaaattgcaACTTTCAGATACATTTATTGAGGCATAGATCTCTTTGCTGAGGATACAATGTTGAACAAAGCAAGCAAGAATCCTGCACTCATTAAGCTTACATgacagtgtgtatgtgtgtgtgtgtgtgggcagcaGTCTAGCTGGAGAAAACTGCTATGGAAAACCAAGGAAGcctgaaagggagaaggaaacagatacaaTTTAAGTAAATTGGTAAGGATGTTTTTATTAagaatagaataagaaaaaaagtctgcAGTTATCTATAAAAAGGGAGTTTCAGAgtacagagaaaatggaaacattgCAGGCAGTATCAGAACTAATATGTACGGAAAAGTTAGTATGTCATGTGGTCAAACCAAAGTAAGTATGATTGATAGAATAGTAAGGAATGAGCTCATAGAGGAAAGGAGTGGGTCATTGTGGACCAATGGGCTCCTATGaaggttttcattttcactgttacTGTGATGAGAGGTCTTGTTGGATTTGTGAAGACCATGATATAATTCAATTTATTGTTTAACAGTATTGCTCTGGCTCTTACTTTGACATTTAGATTACTGAGAGACAAGACCAACCAAAGACAAGCCAGGAGGCTGCAGCAATAATTCTAAGACTGAGATGATGGTTCTTTGCACCAGGTGGTAGCAGAAAAACTGTTACGAAGTAGTCAGGCTCCAAATATAATCTGTATTTTGAGTCAGCGTAACATGATGATAGATTGGATGTGAGGTatgtgataaagagaaaattacatgattccatataaatttttgccTGAACAAGTACAAAGACAGTTTTCCATTACTTGAGATTAATATGTAGATACTGTTGATACCTACCTGATAGTTATCTTGTGAAGATAAATAGCTTTCACTATACATCTAAAGCTCTTTGAATGTtgactggcacatggtaagtgcctAGCAAAATATGTTATCACCATTAAATCTATCAATTATTTGGAAGTATATAGAGCTGTTTATGTTTCAGGCATGTTCTATtcttgtctcatttttttctaccatGTTTTTACTTAACAGCATTTTGGCATAACACCATAATAAAGcatattatgttttaatttacttcagaccacattttacataaaatgtgATAGGCTTAATATAACAAGGAAtgttcacagaaaatgaaaatagtctAAATCTTTCATATTGCCCACACATTGTATTACACATGTGTAATGATACATATGTATGGCTTTGATATTGTATTGTAAAAAGAATAAGGTAGTCTTAATTAAATTAGACTTTAATAGTCCTAACTAAAATGTTGTCCACAAATGGTAGAATCTTTTGACCATATTTGCTGATTACTGAGTGATTGAGTAAATgatgactaaatgaatgaatgaatgaatgaatataatatCCATccaaaaattctgaaataaaatatgaagtttttGTTCTCAGGGCCATAGTCTATCTTTAATATGATTTTGACTTTGATAAAGGAACAGTGAAAACTTGCATATCATTCTCTAGAACATTCACTACTGTAGTGTAGGGACACAACTGCTCTTGCTTTATCTTGTTATATATCTTCTCTAATATCTAATATAGTTTAGGTACCATCTCAGCTCTAAAATTAGTGAACTAACAGACAAAttgtggaaaataaaaaggaaatttcaaaGATGTTTTGCAACTTTGAGTTACTCATTACAATGATTTAAATCCTTGCATGCTATATTGGTGCTTTCTCTAATGTCCTGTGCATGTTGTCTTTCATGTGACCAAAGACACAGTCTCTTCCATGCTCAGTTAACAATACTTTCATTCcctttttcattctgttaacTTTCCCATTGATTTAGCATTCCTATTACATTGTAAAGATCTTTCACCATTTCTTTTACAATTTCCATTGATactcatgttttattttacaacCTGATATGTCATTTGAAGCTTATAATTTATTGTTCAAGAGGTATTTTCCATTTCCTAAGTCTTCAATATGCTGTTAATGAACATACCTTGGTCAATCATACAAAACTCTAAG includes:
- the LOC130850209 gene encoding olfactory receptor 8H1-like encodes the protein MGRRNITQVSDFILMGLTDSEELQLVLFMLFLLIYLITVLGNACMMLIIRLHLQLHTPMYFFLSHLSFLDLSYSTVITPRTLENLLMSTKYISYLNCFTQMNCFVFLGGTECSLLSSMAYDRYVAICNPLHYPVVMSTRRCCSLVLGSYLVGFMNSFVSALSMSRLHFCDSNIIYHFFCDLPPILTLSCTDTHDIEIIIFFCAGSTLILSLITVSVSYVSILSTILKITSNSGKQKAFSTCASHLLGVSIFYGTMIFTYLKPSKSYSLGKDQIASVFYTIVIPMVNPLIYSLRNKEVKNALIRVMQNRKASKQFK